A genomic window from Lycium barbarum isolate Lr01 chromosome 4, ASM1917538v2, whole genome shotgun sequence includes:
- the LOC132636002 gene encoding probable serine/threonine-protein kinase PBL12 — MTLEKLSWKSIIPCCYKVDDEFVGSKKKITKKSSFQRLTLLDFDDPSSPLSADELSNSFIGSSLINFTYTDLREVTHHFSSANFLGEGGFGPVYKGFVDDKFRPGLKAQVVAVKVLDTDGLQGHKEWLTEIIFLGQLRHPHLVKLIGYCWEDDNRLLVYEFLPRRSLENQLFGKFSVTLSWSTRMKIALGAAKGLAFLHEGDKPVIYRDFKASNILIDSDYTAKLSDFGLAKDGPEGDDTHVSTRIMGTHGYAAPEYIMTGHLTTMSDVYSFGVVLLELLTGKRSLDKSRREGQQNLVECLRPYLRDPKRIARVMDRRLEDQYPIKGAQTAALVAYRCLSHYPKPRPTMDDVVKILETLQEENNNTDSSISDPMISMIPNSDFSSGSEKNGEKEDAAAPERNRKNRNEKHLNGKNQGYGWRHRINRQRMVASYSDTALYRRH; from the exons ATGACTCTTGAAAAGCTAAGTTGGAAATCAATCATCCCATGTTGCTACAAAGTAGATGATGAATTTGTAGGATCCAAGAAAAAGATCACAAAAAAAAGTTCATTCCAGAGGCTTACCCTTTTGGACTTTGATGATCCAAGTTCACCATTATCTGCTGATGAACTCTCCAATTCATTCATTGGGTCAAGCCTTATCAACTTTACATATACTGATCTCAGAGAGGTCACACACCATTTTTCATCTGCTAATTTTCTTGGTGAAGGAGGATTTGGACCCGTGTACAAGGGATTCGTCGATGACAAGTTTAGGCCAGGACTAAAAGCTCAGGTTGTGGCTGTTAAGGTGCTGGACACAGATGGTCTACAAGGCCACAAGGAATGGCTG ACGGAGATAATATTCCTGGGGCAACTGAGGCATCCACATCTGGTAAAATTGATTGGATACTGTTGGGAGGATGATAATAGACTCTTAGTCTATGAATTCTTGCCAAGAAGAAGCTTGGAGAATCAACTCTTTGGAA AGTTTTCAGTCACATTATCGTGGTCAACAAGGATGAAGATAGCATTGGGAGCAGCAAAAGGTCTCGCATTCCTCCATGAAGGCGACAAACCAGTCATATACAGGGATTTTAAGGCATCAAACATCTTAATAGATTCA GATTACACTGCTAAACTTTCTGATTTTGGACTAGCAAAGGATGGACCAGAAGGGGATGATACACATGTATCCACACGGATAATGGGTACACATGGCTATGCAGCCCCTGAATACATCATGACAG GTCATTTGACGACAATGAGTGATGTATACAGCTTTGGGGTAGTTCTGTTGGAACTGCTGACTGGGAAAAGGTCTTTGGATAAATCAAGAAGAGAAGGACAGCAAAATTTAGTTGAATGTTTAAGGCCTTATCTAAGAGATCCAAAGAGAATTGCTCGTGTGATGGACCGAAGACTTGAAGATCAATACCCTATCAAAGGGGCACAAACTGCAGCATTAGTGGCATACAGATGCTTGAGTCATTACCCAAAACCTAGGCCTACAATGGATGATGTTGTCAAGATTCTCGAGACTCTTCAGGAAGAAAACAACAACACGGATTCTTCAATCAGTGATCCAATGATATCGATGATACCGAATAGTGATTTTAGCAGTGGAAGTGAGAAAAATGGGGAAAAAGAGGATGCTGCAGCACCAGAAAGGAACAGGAAAAACAGAAATGAAAAGCACTTGAATGGGAAAAATCAAGGTTATGGATGGAGACATCGAATCAATAGACAGAGAATGGTGGCATCTTACTCAGATACTGCTCTTTATAGAAGGCATTGA